TACAAGAAAGGCGCCTTTACCGGGGCCGTTGCCGACAAGACCGGCCTGTTCGTGGAAGCCAATGGCGGTACCCTGTTCCTGGACGAGGTGGCCGACCTGCCCCTGTCCATGCAGGTAAAGCTTCTGCGCGTTATTCAGGAAAAGATGGTGCGGCCTGTCGGAGCCACCGAAGAGCTGCCTATCAATGTACGCATCATCAGCGCCACCCACCAGAACCTCGCCCAGCGTGTGCAGGAAGAGGCATTCCGCCAGGATCTGTACTACCGGCTCAACGTCATCGAACTGCACATGCCGTCTTTGCGTGAACGTCCCGAGGACATTCCCGGGTTGACACAACACCTGCTGGAAAACATCGCCAGCAACTACCAGCAACCCGTGCCGGAACTCCAGCCGGCCGCCCTGGATGCGCTCCAGCACCACCCCTTTCCAGGCAACGTACGCGAACTGGAGAACATCCTGGAACGAGCCTTTGCTCTTTGTGATGATGGCATCATCACCCTGGATGATTTGGGCATGCTGGACCTATCGGTCAGTCCGGAGACGGGCAAGGCCGGCCAGGCGCGCCTGCCGGGAGAAAACCTGGAAGACTACCTGGCCAGGATCGAGAAAGACATTCTGCTCGAAGCTCTGGAAGAAACCGGCGGCAACAAGACCTCCGCCGCCAGCCGCCTGGGCATCAGCTTCCGTTCCTTCCGGTATCGTCTGGGCA
This sequence is a window from Thiolapillus brandeum. Protein-coding genes within it:
- a CDS encoding sigma-54-dependent transcriptional regulator → MDNPTALIVDDEPDIRELLELTLQRMDIDTVTAADLGQARNALATRNFQLCLADMRLPDGDGIDLVREIHEEHPGTPVAMITAHGNMETAIQALKAGAFDFVSKPVDLSVLRNLVVTALKLQEPGKQQICEDDQEDSQCPLRGASAAMDKVRSLISKLARSQAPVHITGESGTGKELAARLIHQLGPRNDNPFVAVNCGAIPHELMESELFGYKKGAFTGAVADKTGLFVEANGGTLFLDEVADLPLSMQVKLLRVIQEKMVRPVGATEELPINVRIISATHQNLAQRVQEEAFRQDLYYRLNVIELHMPSLRERPEDIPGLTQHLLENIASNYQQPVPELQPAALDALQHHPFPGNVRELENILERAFALCDDGIITLDDLGMLDLSVSPETGKAGQARLPGENLEDYLARIEKDILLEALEETGGNKTSAASRLGISFRSFRYRLGKLGIAGKDDEK